Part of the Candidatus Moraniibacteriota bacterium genome is shown below.
CATTGACCGGAGGAACGGCATCAAATTCGCAGATTACCGCTGGTGTCGTAACGGCAGTAGCGAGCGCAACGAACTATGGCATCAATCTCGGCGGTATAACGGGTACAGCCGCATCCTCTACGAACTACGGTGTATTTGTCGGGACGATGAGTGCAACAGGGACAGCGACATACGGCGCAAAGATTACGGGTCCGACCGGAGCGGCGACATCCAATTACGGTGTCAATATAACGGATGTCTCAGGAGCGACGCATAATGCCAACTTGGTACTCGGTACCGTCGCGACGACGGCAGGGAGCTGGTCACTGTATTCATCGAGTACGAATCAATCGTATTTTGCGGGCAATGTTGGTATTGGTACGGCGACGCCTGTCACTGGACTCGAGCTCTATAGCTCTGCGGCGAGTGATCGAATTTTCACGATTACTTCCAACACAACAACAAATGATCCTCTTATAAAATTCCGCACGGCAGCTACCTCTCTCGCAGTGAAGTTCTCCATCGGTGTCGATACTTCCGATAGCGATACCTTCAAGATTGACTCCAATGACGGTCTCAGTACCTCGCCGGACTTCAAGATTGACTCGACTGGTGTGACAACTATTGCCAATGCCCGTCTCGGTGCGCAGAGTTTACCGGAGGATGGAGGTATTCTCTCTTGGCTTGATATGTCGGTGACCAGTTCATCGGTATCGGGAACAGTGGAAAGCTATAGTGCACAGATTGATAGCAACCCGGTTCTTACGGTGTATGCGGAAAGTGATGGATCGGGTGGTATTCAGAATCAAGGAGTTGGTATTGGCACCACGACGCCAGCATATATGCTTGACGTGCTTGCTTCTGGCACCGGTGTTATTGCTCGATTTAACAGCAATAATAGTACGGGCTGTACGCTTGCGACCGGAGGTACGATAAGCTGTTCCTCTGATAGTCGATTGAAGAAGAATATTCATTCAACAACATTGGGACTTGAGACGCTTCTTGCTCTTCGGCCAGTGGAATACAATTGGAATTATCAATCTGATGGCGATATGAAGAGCTTCGGGTTTATTGCGCAGGAAGTTGGCGCACTTATTCCTGAACTCGTGAGAACGGATGATAGCGGATATCTCCAGCTGAACACTATTGGTCTCGTCCCTATTTTGGCAAAGGCTCTTCAGGAAGAGAACACCAAAGTGACGACACTCGGCGCGAATGTCAGTGCGACCTCTCTCAAAACCACCGCAAATGCAACAACGCTTGCGAGTTTGCAGTCATCAGTGGACGAGCAATTGACAGTTGTATCTGAAACGGAGAATGGTTTCGAAGTTCGTCTCGCGAGCCTTGAAGAAAAGGCGATAGATACAACAGCGCTTTCGATCAAGGTGACAGATCTCGAATCCGCTGTGTCACTCCTACAAAGTTCGAACCAAGTGCTGCTCGATTTCTACAATTCATTGTCACTCGGCAATGTCCTGGTCAAGAATGCAGATGGCAATCTCGATCTTTCAAATGGAAAGATTCGCGCGAAGGAGCTCTCGACGGGTGCGCTCGCTATCGAGATTGTGGATGAAGAGGCGCCGACAATCGGCTCAGCAACACTTTTCCCGAAAGCGGTTGACAAGAAGGGAGAAAAGGATGCTGACGGCAATGATATTGCCGATGGATTTGATGATGTGTCAGGAGATTCTATGGAAGATCCGGATGTCTTGGCACGCAATGGGAAGCAGATAATCGTCAAAACAAAAGCGGTCAGTGTTGGATCGCGCATCTTCCTTACGCCCAAGCAGGCAATTGCCGAGCCACTTGCAGTCACTGATATTTCAGAAGGGGAGGGATTCACTGTTGAAATGAAAAATGAAACCTCTGAAGAAATCCCATTTGACTGGATCGTCGTGGAAGAGAAGTAAGGGAGAGAGGGAACAGCTTATAGGTGTTAGCTTATAGTTTTTAGGGAAAAGCGAGTATGGCGGTTTCTTCTGCAATGCAAAGAGCGGTGGTTTCGGTACCCTTGAACATTTCGGAAGGATGATGTTGCAGGATTCGAAAAGATTTTCTTCAATTTCTTCGTATCGCCTATGGATCCGGAGCGGAGCTTGAGACACAACTCGAAATTTCATTTCGTTTGAATCTAATCGAAAAAGGGGAATACCAAAAAACGGCTTCTCTTCTTGGAGAAGTTATGAAAATGCTCAATTCTATGATTTCCAAACTGAGCAAAAAGTAGCCCGAAACCAGCTTTTAGCTTCTCGGTTTTAGCTTAGAGTTTCCTGTATCTCCTAAAAGCTAACAGCTATAAACTCTTGTTCCTACAACCCCGCCCCCTGCACCTGCCAATAGAAGTTTGAACACGTTGTATCCCGACACCCACACTTCCATCCACCACCTTGGATACTGCAGGTCATCCCGACAAAGTAGGCAGGGTCTATGGCA
Proteins encoded:
- a CDS encoding four helix bundle protein; this translates as MRKDFLQFLRIAYGSGAELETQLEISFRLNLIEKGEYQKTASLLGEVMKMLNSMISKLSKK